GCGATTCCGCTCACCGGCCAGCAAAGCATCCATCGCCGCCGAGGCCTTGGCCTTCGGCTTTGCTGGTGCGCGCTTTGCTGCCTTCTTAGCCAACGTTGCTCGCCGAGGAAATACGCTGAGAAGCCTTGGCGAAGTAACGGCGATCGCGCTCGTAACCGACGAATCGCCGTCCATTGCGCACGGCCGCAACTCCGGTCGTCCCCGACCCCATCACCGGATCCAAGATCGTGTCGCCC
This genomic interval from Planctomycetia bacterium contains the following:
- a CDS encoding DNA methyltransferase, coding for MDPVMGSGTTGVAAVRNGRRFVGYERDRRYFAKASQRISSASNVG